One window from the genome of Thermaerobacter marianensis DSM 12885 encodes:
- a CDS encoding LytR/AlgR family response regulator transcription factor produces MSGVTVPQAGIRLRALIVDDEAPARQELRYLLAGRDDVEVVGEAATAAEALQLAASLPYAVVFVDVRMPDISGLELAQALHTLPEGQRPHVVVVTAYEEYAVEAFAIGIADYLLKPVSPERLELALERVKRRIFRHPGPVPGGEAAGVPWVHTDSPPAPRRGAGGTAGTTGPFPPATAASFPDAYPGDVHVRIPVHTAFKTLLLPPADVYYIAAVHGSLRVKTYEREFQARGTLKEMERRLRGRGFFRAHRHYLVNLERVSELIPDFKGAFELVLTDRQGTRIPVSRRRAHHLRRLLVL; encoded by the coding sequence ATGAGCGGTGTGACGGTCCCACAGGCGGGGATCCGGCTGCGGGCGCTCATCGTCGATGACGAGGCTCCGGCGCGTCAGGAGCTCCGCTACCTGCTGGCAGGGCGGGATGACGTCGAGGTGGTCGGCGAGGCGGCGACGGCGGCCGAAGCCTTGCAACTGGCGGCTTCCTTGCCGTACGCCGTCGTATTCGTCGACGTGCGGATGCCGGATATCAGCGGCCTCGAACTGGCCCAGGCGTTGCATACCCTCCCCGAGGGGCAGCGCCCCCACGTGGTGGTGGTCACCGCCTACGAGGAGTACGCCGTCGAGGCCTTCGCCATCGGCATCGCGGATTACCTGCTCAAACCCGTCAGCCCCGAACGCCTGGAGCTGGCGCTGGAACGGGTTAAGCGACGGATCTTCCGCCACCCGGGTCCCGTCCCCGGTGGGGAGGCCGCGGGCGTCCCGTGGGTCCATACCGATTCACCCCCGGCACCCCGACGGGGAGCCGGCGGAACCGCCGGCACCACCGGCCCTTTCCCGCCGGCGACGGCGGCGTCCTTTCCGGACGCATACCCTGGGGACGTCCATGTCCGGATCCCCGTCCATACGGCCTTCAAGACGCTCCTCCTGCCCCCGGCGGACGTGTACTATATCGCGGCGGTCCATGGCAGTCTCCGCGTCAAGACCTACGAGCGGGAGTTCCAGGCGCGGGGAACCCTGAAGGAGATGGAAAGGCGACTGCGGGGGCGGGGCTTTTTCCGGGCACACCGCCACTACCTGGTCAACCTGGAACGGGTGAGCGAGCTCATCCCCGATTTCAAAGGGGCGTTCGAGCTGGTCCTCACCGACCGCCAGGGAACCCGCATACCCGTCAGCCGCCGCCGGGCTCACCACCTCCGCCGGCTGCTGGTACTGTGA